Proteins encoded by one window of Arachis hypogaea cultivar Tifrunner chromosome 1, arahy.Tifrunner.gnm2.J5K5, whole genome shotgun sequence:
- the LOC112802688 gene encoding asparagine--tRNA ligase, chloroplastic/mitochondrial isoform X1 gives MANPNRTTPSPTPQPRLSSPSTLELDSPSRPHRHVVTLSSLPSPRQSSPSVSHGLTSSFSRSRTHLRLKLVVVPLRSLRLVGGRSRRNQSSNICSLGWCWWSFCFIAVSESVNQSLYRFIDRFGSHNLALEFVLKKKNGYILHRSCPQQRHRMGAIGVAAAAAAISIAPKVAKHLRLNLNSFLTTFPKTTITTTTMPLFPRCRHCLSSSLSPPFSTRSFCTATLQSSDAAATAHTKVGEFRRKLKVADVKGGPDQGLDKLGQSLVITGWVRTLRVQSSVTFVEINDGSCLSNMQCVMDSGAEGYDQVESGSITTGASIWVQGVVVESQGSKQKVELKVNKIVLVGKSDPSFPIQKKRASREFLRTKAHLRPRTNTFGAVARVRNALAYATHKFFQENGFIWVASPIITASDCEGAGEQFCVTTLIPNSHETADSPVDAIPKVNNGLIDWSQDFFGKPAFLTVSGQLNAETYATALSDVYTFGPTFRAENSNTSRHLAEFWMIEPELAFADLNDDMACATAYLQSVIRYVLDNCKEDMEFFNTWIDKGIIDRLSDLANRDVVQITYTEAIDLLSRANKKFEFPVKWGCDLQSEHERYITEEAFGGCPVIIRDYPKDIKAFYMRQNDDGRTVAAMDMLVPKIGELIGGSQREERLEYLEARLDDLKLNKDAYWWYLDLRRYGSVPHAGFGLGFERLVQFATGMDNIRDAIPFPRTPASAEF, from the exons ATGGCTAATCCGAATAGAACCACCCCGTCCCCCACCCCTCAGCCTCGTCTCTCTTCTCCCTCGACACTCGAACTCGACAGTCCCTCACGGCCTCATCGTCACGTCGTCACTCTCTCATCTCTCCCCTCACCTCGTCAATCGTCACCCTCAGTCTCTCACGGTCTCACCTCATCTTTCTCTCGATCTCGCACTCATCTGAGACTGAAGCTCGTTGTCGTGCCCCTGCGTTCGCTTCGTCTCGTCGGCGGCAGAAGCAGACGAAACCAGTCAAGCAACATCTGCTCCCTCGGGTGGTGTTGGTGGTCGTTTTGTTTCATTGCGGTCTCGGAATCAGTCAACCAG tcactctaccggttcattgaccggttCGGTTCTCACAACCTTGCTTTGGAGTTtgtactgaaaaaaaaaaacggataTATCCTCCATCGGAGTTGTCCTCAACAGCGCCACAGAATGGGGGCAATAGGGGTTGCTGCTGCTGCCGCCGCCATATCTATTGCACCAAAAGTAGCCAAGCACCTACGTctcaatctcaactcttttctcACCACATTCCCTAAAACCACCATCACCACAACCACCATGCCTCTCTTCCCCCGCTGCCGCCACtgcctttcttcttccctttctcccCCCTTCTCCACCCGCTCCTTCTGCACCGCCACCCTCCAATCCAGTGATGCTGCCGCCACAGCACACACTAAAGTTGGAGAATTTCGGAGGAAGCTGAAGGTGGCTGATGTGAAGGGTGGGCCAGATCAAGGGTTGGATAAGCTTGGCCAGAGTCTTGTCATCACGGGTTGGGTCCGCACTCTTCGTGTTCAGAGCAGCGTTACCTTTGTTGAG ATTAACGATGGTTCCTGCCTTTCTAATATGCAATGTGTGATGGATTCGGGAGCAGAAGGTTATGATCAG GTTGAATCTGGTTCGATTACGACTGGTGCATCTATTTGGGTGCAAGGAGTTGTGGTGGAGAGCCAAGGATCCAAGCAGAAAGTGGAATTAAAAGTCAACAAAATAGTATTG GTTGGCAAAAGTGATCCTTCCTTTCCCATCCAAAAGAAAAGAGCGAGCAGAGAATTTCTAAGAACAAAAGCGCATCTTCGACCAAGAACAAATACTTTTGGTGCA GTTGCAAGGGTTAGGAATGCGCTGGCATATGCTACCCACAAATTCTTCCAAGAGAATGGGTTTATTTGGGTCGCAAGTCCTATTATCACTGCTTCAGATTGTGAGGGAGCGGGTGAACAGTTTTGTGTTACTACATTG ATACCAAATTCTCATGAAACTGCTGATTCTCCAGTCGATGCCATTCCAAAAGTGAATAATGGATTGATTGATTGGTCGCAA GACTTTTTTGGTAAACCAGCATTTTTGACTGTTTCAGGCCAACTCAATGCTGAAACTTATGCTACTGCTCTTTCTGAT GTATATACATTTGGTCCCACTTTCCGAGCAGAAAATTCTAATACGTCAAGACACTTGGCTGAATTTTGG aTGATTGAGCCGGAACTTGCTTTTGCTGATCTAAATGATGACATGGCTTGTGCTACTGCCTATCTTCAGTCTGTA ATTAGATATGTTCTTGATAACTGCAAGGAAGACATGGAGTTTTTCAATACATGGATTGATAAGGGAATCATTGACCGCTTGAGT GATTTGGCAAACAGAGATGTTGTGCAAATAACCTACACTGAAGCGATAGATCTACTGTCTCGAGCAAATAAGAAATTTGAATTCCCG GTGAAATGGGGTTGTGATCTGCAAAGTGAACATGAGCGTTATATAACTGAAGAGGCATTTGGTGGTTGCCCTGTTATAATCAGAGACTATCCGAAG GATATCAAAGCATTCTATATGCGGCAGAATGATGATGGAAGGACAGTTGCAGCCATGGACATGTTGGTTCCAAAG ATTGGTGAACTTATTGGTGGAAGCCAAAGAGAAGAACGGCTTGAGTATCTCGAAGCCCGCTTAGATGATTTAAAGCTAAATAAGGATGCTTATTGGTGGTATCTTGACTTGCGTCGTTATGGTTCAG TGCCTCATGCAGGGTTTGGTTTGGGGTTTGAGAGATTAGTGCAGTTTGCAACAGGAATGGACAATATAAGGGATGCCATTCCCTTTCCTCGTACACCTGCATCCGCTGAGTTTTAG
- the LOC112802688 gene encoding asparagine--tRNA ligase, chloroplastic/mitochondrial isoform X2 produces MANPNRTTPSPTPQPRLSSPSTLELDSPSRPHRHVVTLSSLPSPRQSSPSVSHGLTSSFSRSRTHLRLKLVVVPLRSLRLVGGRSRRNQSSNICSLGWCWWSFCFIAVSESVNQINDGSCLSNMQCVMDSGAEGYDQVESGSITTGASIWVQGVVVESQGSKQKVELKVNKIVLVGKSDPSFPIQKKRASREFLRTKAHLRPRTNTFGAVARVRNALAYATHKFFQENGFIWVASPIITASDCEGAGEQFCVTTLIPNSHETADSPVDAIPKVNNGLIDWSQDFFGKPAFLTVSGQLNAETYATALSDVYTFGPTFRAENSNTSRHLAEFWMIEPELAFADLNDDMACATAYLQSVIRYVLDNCKEDMEFFNTWIDKGIIDRLSDLANRDVVQITYTEAIDLLSRANKKFEFPVKWGCDLQSEHERYITEEAFGGCPVIIRDYPKDIKAFYMRQNDDGRTVAAMDMLVPKIGELIGGSQREERLEYLEARLDDLKLNKDAYWWYLDLRRYGSVPHAGFGLGFERLVQFATGMDNIRDAIPFPRTPASAEF; encoded by the exons ATGGCTAATCCGAATAGAACCACCCCGTCCCCCACCCCTCAGCCTCGTCTCTCTTCTCCCTCGACACTCGAACTCGACAGTCCCTCACGGCCTCATCGTCACGTCGTCACTCTCTCATCTCTCCCCTCACCTCGTCAATCGTCACCCTCAGTCTCTCACGGTCTCACCTCATCTTTCTCTCGATCTCGCACTCATCTGAGACTGAAGCTCGTTGTCGTGCCCCTGCGTTCGCTTCGTCTCGTCGGCGGCAGAAGCAGACGAAACCAGTCAAGCAACATCTGCTCCCTCGGGTGGTGTTGGTGGTCGTTTTGTTTCATTGCGGTCTCGGAATCAGTCAACCAG ATTAACGATGGTTCCTGCCTTTCTAATATGCAATGTGTGATGGATTCGGGAGCAGAAGGTTATGATCAG GTTGAATCTGGTTCGATTACGACTGGTGCATCTATTTGGGTGCAAGGAGTTGTGGTGGAGAGCCAAGGATCCAAGCAGAAAGTGGAATTAAAAGTCAACAAAATAGTATTG GTTGGCAAAAGTGATCCTTCCTTTCCCATCCAAAAGAAAAGAGCGAGCAGAGAATTTCTAAGAACAAAAGCGCATCTTCGACCAAGAACAAATACTTTTGGTGCA GTTGCAAGGGTTAGGAATGCGCTGGCATATGCTACCCACAAATTCTTCCAAGAGAATGGGTTTATTTGGGTCGCAAGTCCTATTATCACTGCTTCAGATTGTGAGGGAGCGGGTGAACAGTTTTGTGTTACTACATTG ATACCAAATTCTCATGAAACTGCTGATTCTCCAGTCGATGCCATTCCAAAAGTGAATAATGGATTGATTGATTGGTCGCAA GACTTTTTTGGTAAACCAGCATTTTTGACTGTTTCAGGCCAACTCAATGCTGAAACTTATGCTACTGCTCTTTCTGAT GTATATACATTTGGTCCCACTTTCCGAGCAGAAAATTCTAATACGTCAAGACACTTGGCTGAATTTTGG aTGATTGAGCCGGAACTTGCTTTTGCTGATCTAAATGATGACATGGCTTGTGCTACTGCCTATCTTCAGTCTGTA ATTAGATATGTTCTTGATAACTGCAAGGAAGACATGGAGTTTTTCAATACATGGATTGATAAGGGAATCATTGACCGCTTGAGT GATTTGGCAAACAGAGATGTTGTGCAAATAACCTACACTGAAGCGATAGATCTACTGTCTCGAGCAAATAAGAAATTTGAATTCCCG GTGAAATGGGGTTGTGATCTGCAAAGTGAACATGAGCGTTATATAACTGAAGAGGCATTTGGTGGTTGCCCTGTTATAATCAGAGACTATCCGAAG GATATCAAAGCATTCTATATGCGGCAGAATGATGATGGAAGGACAGTTGCAGCCATGGACATGTTGGTTCCAAAG ATTGGTGAACTTATTGGTGGAAGCCAAAGAGAAGAACGGCTTGAGTATCTCGAAGCCCGCTTAGATGATTTAAAGCTAAATAAGGATGCTTATTGGTGGTATCTTGACTTGCGTCGTTATGGTTCAG TGCCTCATGCAGGGTTTGGTTTGGGGTTTGAGAGATTAGTGCAGTTTGCAACAGGAATGGACAATATAAGGGATGCCATTCCCTTTCCTCGTACACCTGCATCCGCTGAGTTTTAG